GTATGAGACCTATCAAATCTTGTGGCTATGCACATTGATTATTGAGTGCGTGATTATGACATCTTTTACGGTTGATTGAAGGATGCGGTCCATGGATCGCACCTCAACCATTTTGTCCTTGCAATCTAATTTTGGTATTATCTCTTTTCTCAACATTTATGGTTGTCGAAAGTCATTTCGAATCTTTATGATAAAGAATGTTGAGTGaattttaactctataatttcattgaaaaatgaataatttgaaaaaatatatttttaaaaataattacgtatatcatttaaaataataatatgataaaaaaatactATTATCATCGAcgataatttatatttaataatgaaaatattttttgttaatttatatttgtaaGTAATATaggaaattaattttaaaaaatatttttaaaattttctaatttccacaaaataaacgtccttttttttttttttagtaccaTCTGGGGAATGATTCCATCTAATATTCTTGCGAAAAAGTACAAGAAGTGACGGGGGAGGAGTCAGAGAGGGGCGGTGATGTACCTGTTAATAGTAAATGGACGAGGATCTTGCCGATTTTGCTTCTTCCCCTCCTCTTTCGCCTCCAGCGCGTGGCTCCCACGATGCTGctccctagaaaaaaaaaattataaagaaattgGGATGCGCATCTTTCTCCTCATTATGCAATCTTCgctttatatatttatatatatatatatcttatgCTAATTAcgacaaaaaaaatattcatctaTTGAGAAATTGTTTATGCATCAAGAGAATGActttcaaggaaaaaataaagaaagaaagagaagaggacAATCGGGTCGATTGAACTTTTGTCATAATTGAAGTAATCtatatatgactttttttgacaattttgccTTTCGTTTGAAATTAGGACAAGTAATTTAGTCATACACAAAAGAATATTATAATATCATATGAATCATgcactttttcaattttgatcagatGAGATATTCCCTCTTTTGGATGGTTATACAGTTAGTCGAATCTTTAAAAATGACTCGAAATTTTTAGGGCAAGAATTTATTTAGAAATGAAGGGGTTGATTGGGTTGTTCGTTTTATTGATCATGGTGGGAAATCAACTTCGTCAAATAACTCGAATATCGTAGGATCAATAttcaattgattttaaaatCATTGTTGGCAGCTGATTAGCTTGCTAATCTTGGAGGATGCTAGTTTATTTTCATTACCTTTAACAGAATTACTTCATAATTTATCAGAGGATAATATATGGATAGTAAACTaatcatgttaaatttttggATTCGGCCTTTGCCCTTTCTAttaaacaaagagaaaaggattTTGAACTCACGCGCCTCGGTTCGCGTGGCGATTTTGTGGAACGACTAGGAAGTGAGCTTCGGAATGCGTGCCTTCTGGATAACGATTTTCTTGCTTAtaacttttttctcttttttttttttttccctttttatctttCCAATTTTATTACCCAAAAAAACTGTCGCAGTAATCAAGGCCGCAAGATAACGTTAAAAGGTCGCATGGACGAATGGACCGCTTCCTCCGGAAAGACCATAATGCCCTCGACGGCAACGACAAATAACTAAAAAGGACCCGTCATCCGGCCTAGAGAATAGCCGGCGTCCTGTCGATAACGGGCTTCGCGCGGCGGCACCAGGCCGGGCATGCGTGATTAGACTGTCGAGTCGATCCGGGTCGGTCAGGACGATCCCTCTCAAATCTCCCTAAAGGACCGTAATGCGCTCAAGCGCCGTAATCACATGTGAGCGGCATTGGGGCCGGGCCGGTGTGGTCAGGCAATCGAGTCGATCTGGGTCGGACCGACACGGTCCCTTCGCAAACCTCGACTCGAAACGTTTAGGACGGACAGGGCCCCGGAGCAAAAGACCAAACTTGTCGGTGTGTGCTAAGCAAATCTTCAACCCCTAATGACATGTCATGGAACGTCAAAATCCTCCCCTCCTAGAATGCACAATCATAAGTTGactctctcctccttttcttccttgtttGTGCTTTGTGAACCTTGGCTAGCAGGCTATATATACAAAATTTCAGTACAAGAAGAGTTCGATGCAGTGCAGTCCGGTCCGATCCGGTCCGCGGCGATCAGTACTTGGGCTTCTCGGCGTATCGCTTGGTCTGGAGAGTCTTCAGCATGGTCTGCAGCCTCATGGTGATCTGCGTGAAGGACGGCCGCCTCGAGGGATCAGCAGACCAGCACTCCTCCATCAGTTCCTTCCACTCCGGATCGCACCCCTCCGGTATCGGCGGCCTCAGCGTGTTGCTGACAATGCccccttcatgaaaaatgtcgAGCCAAATTAAAAGCAAGATCAGTCCTTTTCGATCGTATTAATCAAGAATAAGATCTGCAGGCATCTTCGGAAGATCACCTATGATTGCACCACAGTGCATGTTAGCATAAGGTTCTTCGCCGGTCAACATCTCCCACATGGCGATCCCGAATGAGAAGATATCCACCTGAGAGATACAGCATTGTGTCACAAGGTCTTGATTGATTATGCTATTTTATGTGATAATTCTGATTAGTTATCGCTAACCTTCTCCGAGACTCGGTTGTTAGTACCGTTCAAGAGCTCGGGCGCCATCCAGGGGAGCGTACCCCGGATTCCACCCGACACGAAAGTGTTCTGTTTGATCCTCGACAAGCCGAAATCTGCGACCTTCACCAGAAGAACAAAGAGAATTCAGATTTCTTTTCGAATTGTCTGTTATGCTATGGAATTAGCAACGTGATCATGCAAGTAGATTCGAGTTGAAGGCTACATCACGTGAGTACCTTGCAAATTGGTCGACGGGGATCCTTCAAATTGACAAGCAGATTGTCGCACTTCAAGTCGAAATGGACGATGTTCTTGAAATGCAGATACTCCATCCCGAAAGCTGCATCCATTGCTATCATAAGCTTTTTCCGACGGTCCAAAGCTCTGTAACATAGATAGTTTTACTACTCATACATCCAGGCTTTCGCTTATTCAAAATGCGCTTCCTCATGTTCATAACATGGAAGGAATTGAGATTAACAAGACTAAAGCGCGAGAAAAATGACCTGTTGTTTTTTACTAGATTATGTCTGAGTGAGCCATTAACCATGAACTCGGTCACCGTTGCCAATGTCCCACCAGGGCCATCAGGAACAACTCCATAGAATGCCACGACGTTGGGATGATGAAGATTCGACAAGATCTTCGCCTCTCTCCAGAAATCTTTTGTCTGTAAGTAGCATTACAAATGTTTTCTTGAAACAGAAAGAGATTAAACATGATATCTACTAGGTTTAGGACCTGTTAATCCAGGAAAAGAAACTTcacaaaaagtcctaaacttaaaACTTGATGTAGAGATTGTAGCTGTGAATTCAGAAATAGTCGCAAGGTAAACATGGCGACATTGATTTCCCTATCATTCCATCCAAGATTTGTCAGTTTTATCAAAGAATTGCTTCATGAACACTATTCAGATGATTCTGTTGTTATCTGGAATAATCTTTTGTGTCGTGGAACGATCGTCATGTGAGTCGAATTACATGAGCTATTTGCAACTATGCAGCTATGAGACTTACTATGCGATCTTGCTCGGACGATCTTCCTGCAAAACaacttttcttaattcttttgatGGCGACATCTGTCCCTCTCCATTTGCCGTGATAAACCGTCCCGAATGTGCCGGATCCTAATTCTTGTAGTTCTTCCAGGTCGGCGTTCTTTATGATCTATGACAGCACACACCGCGTTTAATCGTAGGAATATTGTTTCCATGCTAAAGCAAGTataaagtgagagagagaatcgaaTAGTTTCACAGGGCAAACGTCAACAAAAAAGTTTGGAAGTCCATCGTGGTAGATATGACATCAACATCCTTTAAGGTTTAGCATAATAAAATAAGTGCTGCTCATTTTAGTCCATGAATAATAGAGCGATTTTCCAAGATTAGAACCTGCAAACCGTAGATGCCAGCTTCGATTTCAGCTATCACTGCATCAGATATGGGGTCATCTGCATCATGGCCATCGCTTTTCACATCCTGGAGAATGTAAAGCGAGAGAAATTTAACAACCATCATAGCGTACTCAATCAGACGTTTAGCAGTGACTCAAATCAAATTGCAGTACCTCATAGTCAGTATCAGCAGCAATGCTTTCGCCTTCTGTTTCTATAGCGGATGAGATGCTATCAGTAGGGTCATCCTGGATATGCGCCACTGAACTTGAGGAAATGGGGATGTCAAGAGGCATATTCTCAGTTACATCCTCAACGATCACCGATATTGGCTGGACAATGTTCCGATGATTTTCTTTGCGAGGAGGCATTACATTTACAGGTTTCAATCCCTTATTGAATCTTGCCTCAGAGCTGACTTCTCCAGCGCCGTCCAACAAACCCTCTTCATGGGATTTTCTCTCTTTGCAAGAATGATTAGGCTGAAGATTGTCAGAAAAAGAGACAATGTTAAGTATAGGGAATActtgtgaaatttgaattgatttcgTGATTTATTTGGGGGGAGTCATACATACAGAGACTGAAGACACAACGAGTTCAGGAACTTGGTTAGGTGATCCATGAGTCCGCACAGGGTTCTGTCCATGCTGATCTTTGAAAGCTGATTCAATACATCCCATTCGTTTCACATCTTCATGAGGTGCAAGGCTATATTTTTGGCTCTCTGAGGAAACGTTTAGTTCAATGTTGGAACTTGCCTTGTGCTCTTGTAGCATGTTCACGCAATCCTCGTCAACAAGGACTACTAAAACAGATGTCATTTTGGGAAAGTAAGAAAGTTCATATAGAATTTCACAATGTTATAAgacttgatcaatcaaatttCACCTCTAAATTGCTTTTTCTCTTGAAAGGAATTGGAATCTTTGTCATCTTGCCACTCCAGTACTGTTTGGTCCCTGATCATTCGCGCCTCCTCATTCGAGTGCGAACCAGATGTGCTTTCCTGATATTTTGCAGCAGTTAGGTCCTGTGACTTCATCTTCCATTCACGCGAAGAATGGCTTGAAGTTGCCAGCAAGGGGACCTTCTCTGTCGAAAAACTCAATGAACATGAAATTGTTCCTTCCTCTGTAGAATGCGTTGATCCCCTGTAAAGTCCTTCCAACTGTGAGTCCGATAGCACGTGCATCAATCCGTAATGAGGGTCATCCAGTTCAGGAGATTCCAGAAGCTGAGACGCCGGGTCTTCAGGATGAGTTGCGAGTTTATCTGAATGGAACACCCTTGCCTTGAGTATAGGCCTACTGAAATTGATGTCGAACAGACCGTAGCATGATGCTGGCACGAAATCTTCTGCAATGTTCTGATCGGGAACATGAGTGCCTCTTTGTCTATATATATGTTCGGCTTCAAACAAGTTCGGTATTCGCAAGTCGATCAGTTGAAGAGGCTGAGTAGATGTAGGATTTTGATGATTGGCATTGTCATGATAGTAGGACTTATCACTAGGATGCTTGTCCAGCACAAAATGCCTATTGCTCTCATTCACATGACCGTGATTCGTCAAATCCCTCTTCTGTGGTGGAACCTGAGTCGCCGGGGGAGAAAGGTCATGAAGATTGTTGGAGATCTGTCTCACTGTCAATAATTGAGCGGAAGGATTCGAACTTGTTCTTGCCAAATTCGAGTATTTCGGGCTATAATCGTGGATTTCTAGAGGCTGAACGAACGTTGGAGAGTCTCTAAGACAACTTGGGCTGTTGTCTGAGGACGTTGTGCCCTGATGCATTACTTGGCTCGCCGGAATCTGTCCTTTTGCGCTCTTTTGTGGGCTCCGATCCAATACCCCATTAACGGCGATGACGTATTGATAATCGACGGCTTGCTGCTCAGCTGATAATCTAGCTTCGAAGGAATTCGGGCTCTCTATCTCGGTCAAGGGGACGAGAAATATCCGGAGTCTCTGACAAGTACCGACTTTTTCGAGCTCATGATATTCCTCTATCATATTCTGTAGGTCCTCGTCGGAACAAACCGAGATCAGCGCGTCGAGATCTTCACCAGGTAGTTGATATTTGATGGTATGAGGCTGGTTGCAGATCGCTGAGGTCTTCTTCATGAGTTCTTCCCAGGAGAGGTTCTTCCTTATGGATATGATGCGGGTTTCGCCACCAACGTACCGAAGCTTCCCATCGCTAGGCCTCGGAAAAATCCGTCCACCATAGCTACAAAGTAACTTCATCTTGAAATGGGAAGAGCCCTGCGTGATGATTCCTGGTCCCTGATGAAAGTACGACTGAGGCGACCCCGAGGAATAGGGCGGATCCATGGCGCCTCGAGCATGAGCGGCATCGTCGTAGTATACATTGGACCGTTGCCCGAGAAAATCGTATTCTCCTTGAGGCCTTGCTGTATAATCCAAATGAGTGGGGCTCTCCATGTACGGACTCGGCATAGGTTTAGCCATGACATTAGCGAAATCCGCATTGGCGTACGACTTCCCTCCGGTGTGCCGGAGCAGGCCACCCGCCTCCTCGTAAACTACATGTTGATCCTTCAAAAAATTGAAGCTCGGACTCTCTGGCAGGAAATGATCCGCTTTCGGCATCACGTGGATTCTCCGGACGCCCATCCGATCCCTTAAGAACTCAACCGAAAACTCTTCACCTGTCTGAGAACATACGTCGCCGAAGTTCCCGTCAGCTCTgcctattttgattttctggctTGAATCTTCCCTGGCCTCATTCATCATGGTCTCAACTGGACCCTCGTCTGCTTTTCAACCCATATAAGCATCCTCTGACCCTTATCATTCGACACTCATCAAGATTCAAAATAACGCCGGTGAATCCTTCCTCAAGCACGCTACCAGACTATGCAGGTGACCTTCGAAATGATACGGGCGTCAACCCTCGGTCGTTGGGAAAACCGATGCTCAGGAACGTCACCAATGTCAGATCCTGGGGATAAGAACTGAAGAATGGTATAGTGTTAGCTGAAatgatggggaaaaaaaaaataaccatcACCAATGATCAGCAAAAGCAATACAAAGCACAAAGAATGATCTTACTTGCTTGTTTAAGGCAATTCTTGCCTTCGGAATCCCAGGATAGTCTGTTGGAAGCTGAGAGACGAGGAAGGGAAAGAGATTGTGGAATTCTCAATGAGtaatgcagagagagagagagagagagagagaggggtaaaATGGAGTGGCTGTGAGAAGACAAGTCCCAGAATAGTCCGGCAACAAAGTAGGAAAGAGAGGCAGGATATAGCCTCAGGACCCAAACTGCAAGATGAACGTTGACGATGAGCGCATGTCCGCGATGGGACAAGCTTCTCCCGATCCTTACAGAATCACCCTCGTGTCAGTATGTATATATCTATCTTTGCAATTCATGGCTCGATCTTGTGCGATCATATCATCCTTCAAGAGTCCCTATGTTGCCTTCCGAGTTCTAGATAGTTACGTCTTAACTTTTTAATTCCTTTCTCAACACAAGAAAATTTCAACATTGTTAAGAAAACGTTAGAATTAACAAAGACGGGTAAGGATGGAAGGGTAAGGATggaaaaacttaaattaaacgTAGTTGAAAATACTTCTAGATGGTTTGTTATCACGTTGTTTCTCCGTAGCTTTCAATTTCAGTGTCCACGATCGGATCATCGCACCCCTAAAATGCAACCAATCTTATTTCTTGGTGGTCCACCAATTTTTAAAGGGTAATTTCACAAACAATTCTTAAACTTTGGCTAAATATTTAATGTcatcttttaacttttaatttattcaatatggtgaTTGAACTTTATATTAATAAGCAATGTTATCcccgaacttttaatttattttaatgcgattcctaaactttttacatgaaaatatttaaaatggaagaacaacattgaatattttcatatagacGATGgaataaattgaacatgtacaaaaaatcTAGAGATGGCATTACACGTTGAAAGTTTATGGACAATATGTATCATTTTCCCATCTTTATATGATCCAAAATGAAGTCTCCCGCGAAGAACAAATATGTTGATATAAGGTAAAGTCGAACCACAGAATGTAACCGAACTAACTTTAAAGCGACCCACCCAAATTTTGATTGCTAGGACATTTCTCGTATGGTCCATAAGGATAATCAGGTACTTCATGAAGAAGGAATTCGATAAGGTGGAATTTAtgtaagaaaagaaaggcaTTCTCCCTGAGGATCATTACTCCCCTTTCAAGTTGAAGGGTTTAATGCTTAATCTTTCTGGAATTAAGGTCCATTTATTCGAAAGAAAActatttcgaaaataattttctaaccTTCTGATGTTTAGATGACAGAGAACTAATCAATcctaagaaaatgtttttcataagCTGACAACAATATGCACTTACTAACACTaacgaattttttttcctaaaccacTAAACAAATGACACTaagtattttcctttaaaattgtttttatgaaaaatatttttcattgtcatgaaattttcaatgaaacaaacatataaaaaaaattaaaaaaaaaaaaaaagaaccggtAATGCAGTGCTAAAGGGAAATTTAAGAATTAAACAGGAAATGGGTGCATAATCAAGTTGATGGAGCAGAAAAGGATCAGATAAGTTATATCCATCAAGGTATGTGGGCTAAAAGATCATACCGACACCGCGCTTCGCTTGCTGTATTTCATGTCTTTAAGAACCATCTAATGTAGAACCATCTAATGTGGTGCTTGAAGTCCCACAAAACTGACGTGGATATGTGTCGAAATGAATGAAGGCGCACTCTACAGAGAGAGCATATTCAGACATAACAAGACAGCATATTCTCCACAGTTGTGTTACCTGCAACCCTTTCACGCTAAAATGTACGAGAGCATGAACACGATTAATTCAAGAAGGAAGCAAACTCAGGCCACAAAATGCAAACGAACCACATGGCTTCATATAGCCAAGTCGAAATAAAAGTGTTTATAACAACCCAACATGGTCAATAGTTCCATGTTTGCTCAATGATGTAAACATGTCCACCGCCAACCAAACCTCACGCTCCCTCAAATGAAAAGAACACCACACCCAGGCCCAAATACACCGTAACCACGGTCCAGAGTAAAACTACGCACAAAAGGCTCCATATGGAGATGGAATCGGCACTAAGCTTTGCCCAAACAATTGAGTTGGCTGCACATAGGCAGATATCGGATGGATATCCATCGTCTACCTAAATGAATCGGGACGCTTTGGCTTACTTTGAACAACAGCTTCAATCTTTTCCATCACAGCAGGAGTCAGTAAGGGGATGACATCAATGGCCTTCATGTTCTCTTGAATCTGCAAGAACACAGGCCGCATCAATAACCATGTGAAGCATATATGATGACTTCTGAGTTTTCTAAGGGAAGCAATCAGGAAGACTATGATTGAATTATACTGTTCAAAGTTCAGTCTGTTTCACAATATATACTAAATGCACAGATCTAAAGCAGCCTCACAGTGATGGCCCCATCAGAAAATTGCCTTTGCCCAAAAATTGACCGTACTATCTTCAAAAAACATATTTGTCAGGATATCCAAAGTACTCAATCTACCCAGATAGAGAAAAATTCGCAGATCATATCGTTGTTCAACTTTCAAGGGGCTCCTTTTGGAGGAACTTTATTGACGATGGATGATTGTGCAGATAGTAACTACTCTGGACTGACCTATTCATGTAACATTTTTAAGGGCAGCAAGAACTACCTTCTTATCAGTCTTTCCTCCACTTAATTGACTATATTTCTAACCTGAGCAACCTCTATGAGAACTCAGGATTCCTTTCACAAGATGGAGGCTTTGGATTCCATAAATTTTGGCAGAAAAGTTCAGCAGTTCTTCAGTTTATTGCATCTACTTTCACAAAGAAGTACCTTGGAGTTCTTACAATTAGCTAACGCCTCAAAGGAAGAGCTCAGCCCTAACTGCTATTGAACACCACATATGGACAACTTTCATGATGAGTCAACTTCTGGGGATAATCCTCAGTTCAATATAATATTCTtatcttccatttttttcactTCCAATAACATTCGTGTCCATTGCTAATTATGTTCCTCATTCTCATGTCATTCTTACAGTAAACCTTTTCTAGATTCCACATACAAACCCCAACATACCCCAACCTACACATAGCCGAGAAAAGTTATGCACATAAGCCACTCCTGATGATTGATGGAAGTCTAACAATTGCGATGTGCAAAAGTTGCCTGGTTTGCTCAATTTAAAACAATGCACGGTGGAATACGAATGTAATACCCTAACTTGATTCCATGATATATCCTGTAACACCCTGAAGAATCCAGGGAACACCAATCATGGCAAATAAAATTAATGCCTTAAATTCATAACGCCACCATCAACCTCAACGAGAGATGATAGTAATAAGCTAATTGGATGCTACATGAGATTATAAAGCTACAAACAAGTTCCAAATACCTAAAAGTAACCATACCAAGATTAAATGCTAAATGAGTTTACTCAGAGATTTTTGCATTTGAAAACCAACCTGGGACTCCTTGGTTGCACCAGTAATAACAGATGAGACATTAGGATTTGCAGCACACCATGCAATAGCAAGCTGAGCTAATGGCACCCCAAGTTCATCCGCAATTGGTTTCAGTCCATTGACCTTCTTCAGCACATCATCAACCAAGGAACGAGTAGCAAGATtctaagagaaaaagaagcattAATTCTCATGTTGTCTTAAAGTGAAGCATTcatcaaacaaacaaacaaactgGAAGggtgaaaagttaaaatttagacTAACACCGGGGAGATCAAATATATAACATGCATTGTCTTAAAAGATAAGCAAGGGCCACATGTCTTCCATGATTGTACAGAATAAACAATTACCACATTTTTTGGGGCCAATAGGGTCTTGTAAGATCAGCATCTATCAGTTCAGTATATTTCCCATAAATATCATCTTAAACAGTAAGGAATTACAGATATACTGCatctcttacaaaaataaacagaaataaaagaaagcagaactaaaaatattttttaaaccaTGCAAAGTTTTAAAATAGCACAATAAGCTTATAAATTGCTGACCCTCATACCATGAGCCTATAGTTTCTCATAAACAAAATTGAAGCAATAACCATTCACAAAACACATTATCGATCTCTTTCCCAAGTTGAATGGTTTGCAAGTCAATAAAACCAGGAATATACCGTATCTAATAATCAGTCACTTAAAAGAAAGTAACGAGAAGGCTCATCCAAATTATCATATATTCAAAGCAGAGTACATCGAAGGCCAAAATCAttttctcctttattttatCAAGGCTACGCTAGCACAGTGATGGATGAAAGATTTATCTAATCAAACAACATAAGGATTGAGGGCACGGAGTTGTACATTGCTCCTGGGGCAGGGGAACATCAATGCAGAAGTTAGTCAGGAAGAACACCCGAAATGGATCATTCCACTCTATAGTTTCCAGGACCCATACAAATCTTAATTAGCCAACCCATTTTGAAGGAGATATCAATAATCAGAATTGTATTTCAAAGAAACTTACTTTATAGTTTTCCAGAGCAAAGCGGCTATCAGGAGGTATATTTCCCTTGTTGTATTTCCCAGTGAGCACTCCAGAAGAAAGTGGACTCCATGTAGTCAGACCCAAGCCATAGTTGGTATAGAGGGGTATATATTCAGACTCGACCTGCATCCAGTATTCAGATTATAAATCAGAACCAAGACAACCGATACAAATGCGTCCTTTCCAATACTTTCATATGTGACATTTCTAAAGCACAATATCAAACTCAATTTGGAGCCATTTCCTTAGCCAGAACTGCACAGAAGTCCCCTTTTGACATTGCCACCCAATTCTTCTTATGCTAAGTTGGAAAaccatttttttgttgttgacataAGCCGATCCAATAGAGTGCCaatcttttgttattttatttttgcaagctttgcaaatgaatttatttgtgaACACCACAGGGGAGCCTCCCATTCACAGATCAAGAAAATAGACAAAGTATACACTGTTGCTAGACCATCCTAAAACTATTGTATCACATGTCAATATCTAACACTTGATTCAAGACAAGAAAATTCATCTTAGGCTGCAAATGTGCCACAAATACATGACATGGAAGGATTAAACGAACTCATACAACGTATCTCTTAACTATTACATGAGAATAATTAACAAAACCAGCATGAGGTTACAGAGGACTATGCA
This region of Eucalyptus grandis isolate ANBG69807.140 chromosome 8, ASM1654582v1, whole genome shotgun sequence genomic DNA includes:
- the LOC104416072 gene encoding serine/threonine-protein kinase STE20 isoform X1; this translates as MMNEAREDSSQKIKIGRADGNFGDVCSQTGEEFSVEFLRDRMGVRRIHVMPKADHFLPESPSFNFLKDQHVVYEEAGGLLRHTGGKSYANADFANVMAKPMPSPYMESPTHLDYTARPQGEYDFLGQRSNVYYDDAAHARGAMDPPYSSGSPQSYFHQGPGIITQGSSHFKMKLLCSYGGRIFPRPSDGKLRYVGGETRIISIRKNLSWEELMKKTSAICNQPHTIKYQLPGEDLDALISVCSDEDLQNMIEEYHELEKVGTCQRLRIFLVPLTEIESPNSFEARLSAEQQAVDYQYVIAVNGVLDRSPQKSAKGQIPASQVMHQGTTSSDNSPSCLRDSPTFVQPLEIHDYSPKYSNLARTSSNPSAQLLTVRQISNNLHDLSPPATQVPPQKRDLTNHGHVNESNRHFVLDKHPSDKSYYHDNANHQNPTSTQPLQLIDLRIPNLFEAEHIYRQRGTHVPDQNIAEDFVPASCYGLFDINFSRPILKARVFHSDKLATHPEDPASQLLESPELDDPHYGLMHVLSDSQLEGLYRGSTHSTEEGTISCSLSFSTEKVPLLATSSHSSREWKMKSQDLTAAKYQESTSGSHSNEEARMIRDQTVLEWQDDKDSNSFQEKKQFRVVLVDEDCVNMLQEHKASSNIELNVSSESQKYSLAPHEDVKRMGCIESAFKDQHGQNPVRTHGSPNQVPELVVSSVSPNHSCKERKSHEEGLLDGAGEVSSEARFNKGLKPVNVMPPRKENHRNIVQPISVIVEDVTENMPLDIPISSSSVAHIQDDPTDSISSAIETEGESIAADTDYEDVKSDGHDADDPISDAVIAEIEAGIYGLQIIKNADLEELQELGSGTFGTVYHGKWRGTDVAIKRIKKSCFAGRSSEQDRITKDFWREAKILSNLHHPNVVAFYGVVPDGPGGTLATVTEFMVNGSLRHNLVKNNRALDRRKKLMIAMDAAFGMEYLHFKNIVHFDLKCDNLLVNLKDPRRPICKVADFGLSRIKQNTFVSGGIRGTLPWMAPELLNGTNNRVSEKVDIFSFGIAMWEMLTGEEPYANMHCGAIIGGIVSNTLRPPIPEGCDPEWKELMEECWSADPSRRPSFTQITMRLQTMLKTLQTKRYAEKPKY
- the LOC104416072 gene encoding serine/threonine-protein kinase STE20 isoform X2 → MMNEAREDSSQKIKIGRADGNFGDVCSQTGEEFSVEFLRDRMGVRRIHVMPKADHFLPESPSFNFLKDQHVVYEEAGGLLRHTGGKSYANADFANVMAKPMPSPYMESPTHLDYTARPQGEYDFLGQRSNVYYDDAAHARGAMDPPYSSGSPQSYFHQGPGIITQGSSHFKMKLLCSYGGRIFPRPSDGKLRYVGGETRIISIRKNLSWEELMKKTSAICNQPHTIKYQLPGEDLDALISVCSDEDLQNMIEEYHELEKVGTCQRLRIFLVPLTEIESPNSFEARLSAEQQAVDYQYVIAVNGVLDRSPQKSAKGQIPASQVMHQGTTSSDNSPSCLRDSPTFVQPLEIHDYSPKYSNLARTSSNPSAQLLTVRQISNNLHDLSPPATQVPPQKRDLTNHGHVNESNRHFVLDKHPSDKSYYHDNANHQNPTSTQPLQLIDLRIPNLFEAEHIYRQRGTHVPDQNIAEDFVPASCYGLFDINFSRPILKARVFHSDKLATHPEDPASQLLESPELDDPHYGLMHVLSDSQLEGLYRGSTHSTEEGTISCSLSFSTEKVPLLATSSHSSREWKMKSQDLTAAKYQESTSGSHSNEEARMIRDQTVLEWQDDKDSNSFQEKKQFRVLVDEDCVNMLQEHKASSNIELNVSSESQKYSLAPHEDVKRMGCIESAFKDQHGQNPVRTHGSPNQVPELVVSSVSPNHSCKERKSHEEGLLDGAGEVSSEARFNKGLKPVNVMPPRKENHRNIVQPISVIVEDVTENMPLDIPISSSSVAHIQDDPTDSISSAIETEGESIAADTDYEDVKSDGHDADDPISDAVIAEIEAGIYGLQIIKNADLEELQELGSGTFGTVYHGKWRGTDVAIKRIKKSCFAGRSSEQDRITKDFWREAKILSNLHHPNVVAFYGVVPDGPGGTLATVTEFMVNGSLRHNLVKNNRALDRRKKLMIAMDAAFGMEYLHFKNIVHFDLKCDNLLVNLKDPRRPICKVADFGLSRIKQNTFVSGGIRGTLPWMAPELLNGTNNRVSEKVDIFSFGIAMWEMLTGEEPYANMHCGAIIGGIVSNTLRPPIPEGCDPEWKELMEECWSADPSRRPSFTQITMRLQTMLKTLQTKRYAEKPKY